In [Clostridium] cellulosi, one genomic interval encodes:
- a CDS encoding amino acid adenylation protein (High confidence in function and specificity), producing the protein MRLFIDLTANTGRVNDMQDFKTLTELLVARKNEEQRGITFILDSNKEEFVSYKDLYYKALKLLGSLQKYGFRPGDKVIFQIDDNRSFINSFWACILGGMIPVPMAIGNNDEQKSKLFKIWKIIGNPRMITSQDLVKKLKSFADKNGLNEQMNEILKRVIFIDNVILGEDAGEIYYPKRDDMAFIQFSSGSTGDPKGVIITHGNVLTNISAIMRWSKIDTNDVSLNWVPLTHDMGLIGVHIKDVIVDINQYNMPTKLFIENPTLWLEKASEHRATLLYSPNFGFKHFLESYKAEDKKDWDLSSIRLIYNGAEPISMGLCNEFLDKMAVYGLKRSAMHPAYGLAEGTIAVAFPNPGEEFMFHVLDRNHLNIGQTVKDTYKEDRNAVVFMDVGYPIYDCYVRICDEENNEIGENKIGYIQIRGGNVTTGYYNNKEATEKAITKDGWFNTGDLGFLRNKRLTITGRAKDVILVSGQNYYSQDIERIAESAEGVETGTVAAVGVFNKEHGSDDLILFIRYKGNIENFVSISEEVKQVINEKLGIEVSEVIPVNELPKTSSGKVQRFKLGEGYAKGEYDLIRRQLQELSENEFENREIVPPENETQKKLIDIWREILNVKRIGISDNFFSLGGDSLKITQLVSRIKDTFGISLDQSLLFENPDIENMSRIIEEYKDNRLKEDKIKRAAGDRAELSFAQQRLWFLDKLDKNSPQYNLYKGIILKGKLNKAALNESLNLVMNRHEILQMSFSEDNGRPVQIFNPDATITLENIDLRNIPESERWEKASLIAKEVASKPFNLEEAPLFRGKLLCMDKDEHILLLAVHHIVFDGWSFGIFLKELGFYYDKLIHGTKKELPELEIQYADYALWQKKLEQEGALDDQIKYWKKRLSGNLPILNFPTDKPRPAVQTYNGRKIQVAVPEKLLKKLKAYAENENATLFMVLFAAFNVLLYKYTGQTDIILGSPIANRSRKDIEGLIGFFTNNIVLRTVFTEDIDFQSLLKIVKKETLEAYSNQDVPFEKLVEELHVERNMSRNPVFQFLFGMQNTPMPNKVFSDIYVSYMDIDGGYSRFDLSVDVHETGDGLILDYEYNTDLFNDDTIIRFAGHYNHLLAELMRNPQERINKIEILTDEDKEILSKLNDTERTFDSASFIELFERQAKISPDAIAAESGNEKLTYRELDEISNKLANYLISLGAAPETIIAIYMERSVRMLVGLLGILKSGAAYLPLDPIYPKERIKLMLEDADVKLILSEQQLYDSLPDIGARIIDFDQEWNNISQLSAAAPKISVSGNNLAYVIYTSGSTGKPKGVQIERHSLDNFLKSMAEHTGIGNKDALLAVTTVSFDIAALELYLPLICGARTVIASREETIDGEKLSHLLNSKGITIMQATPATWRLLLESGWEGTAGLKALCGGESLPNELAEKILERCESLYNVYGPTETTIWSTIGHIEKGDGIISIGKPIANTQVYILDKSLNRVPVGVPGELFIGGEGTARGYMNLPQQTSERFIRGKAGGRLYKTGDLAKCTPDGKLICLGRIDNQVKIRGYRIELGEIESLLKQLPQVKDCIVADKEIISGEKSLVAYIIPAVSDDDHHLSPEYLRDFLSNKLPSYMVPSAYVLLSSFPMTANGKIDRKALPIPKIDSSSRPDDSNLGETEKIIASIWRDVLKTDNIGVNQNFFDVGGHSLLLAQVRSRLVKAFNKDISMMDLFRYPTIHTLSEFIEGGEKSESDNVCIKTRAKKDEDNSIAVIGMSGRFPGAKNIDEFWENLCAGKESISRFTDEEMLAEGVSPDMLNKPGYVKAGGSIEDIDKFDASFFGYNAREAELLDPQQRIFLEEAWKALENAGYDAEKFGGLIGVYGSIGMNTYAQALKESYASKGLAANYQIMTSNDKDFLATRVAYKLGLEGPAITVQTACSSSLVAVHLACLALINGECDMALAGGVCVRIPQKAGYLYEEGMILSPDGHCRAFDSKASGTVSGNGAGVVVLKRLKDAIRDGDNISAVIKGSAINNDGSHKIGYTAPAIDGQAKAIAAAQAKAQVNPETITYIEAHGTGTPLGDPIEIEALTKVFRDKTDKKGYCAIGSVKTNIGHLDAAAGIAGLIKTVLCIRNKMLPPSLNFESPNPKCKFESSPFYVNTTLKEWKNTNGPLRAGVSSFGIGGTNAHVILEEAPAIEQHEDTNEPCILVFSAKDKEALDAVTNKFFTYLKQNKNINIHDAAYTLQVGRREFDCRRFLVCNSVEDALKAYETINNPETRFHDNVGIKLQPKKRIEDKELENLALEEIGFKWLQNAEIDWERLYKGKRRRRLPLPTYPFKAQSYWFKKNGPLQNQNTDKNFAKAADIADWFYTPIWKQSSEEIGFADIEHINSNETVLVLKNSSAFSDALTERMANRGIAFVTAIAGRDFSAVDGVYVIDIDDPDHYEKLISEVTQTGKALRIINLLGVTEEEFLPESEQSVTHAKKLFYSMLYLAKAIGKLSTKPSVRIIAVTDNSQRIFGEKTYYPEKAIHLGACRVIPKEYPNISCGSIDVSMQENSVYDADSADRLIDTVFSESGSVLTAIRGEQCWKLDYEHIKLSAASNPAVKIRQNGVYVITGGLGGIGLAIAKYLAKKAAAKLVLVGRSQFPDESSWDHWIAEHGKRDKTSQKILQLKELRELGAEVFVCKADVTDYNQMKNLRETVEERFGTINGIIHAAGIPGGGMIQFKTKESAENVFAPKIQGTLAVYSAFKDCGLDFILLSSSLNAITGGFGQADYSGANAFLDAFAISHNKNNGTRVISIDWDRWPGVGMASTGAYLSEAAVNVILGSCISDNSERIIYSNTLSPEKDWVLSEHKIMDIPTVAGTVYLEMARAAFEDITGGTKAEISNVVFLNPMAVRFGEQRKVFTILKKAGDYYEFNVVSETADGSGKTVFQEHARGRIAANNDADSKHYDLERLKERCSEKSIFPSPEMPTVSEAFISFGGRWRSLVNFSVGNGEGLALVALDKKYLSELDSIKLHPAVLDTATGVVRLATGGNFLPLAYDSIKLYGKLPGTVYSYIKFGKGFEAESDTITCNVELISESGERIAQITGFTMKKVEEKTVAGAKSDSLRPARQNYDFLNEIANQNGFLNEGLTADEGIKALEKVLEGCFRPQVIVSTKELSVAFSQANYIDQNVPTGKTENEETAEKHPRPDLETEYVPPRNDLEKRLTALWEDIFRLEKVGIYDDFFALGGDSLLLIQLHTGLKENFKADIAVVDLYKYTTIAQLAKHLSNSAEEDEKPDFEKVNQRVNKQLEILRQKRKLMQRRKRNDLDE; encoded by the coding sequence ATGCGGTTGTTTATCGACCTGACCGCAAATACAGGCAGGGTGAATGACATGCAGGATTTTAAAACACTTACAGAATTATTGGTTGCGAGAAAGAATGAGGAGCAAAGGGGCATAACATTTATCCTCGATAGTAATAAAGAAGAATTTGTTTCCTATAAGGATTTATATTATAAAGCTTTAAAGCTTCTTGGCAGTCTGCAGAAGTATGGCTTCAGGCCGGGCGATAAAGTTATATTCCAGATCGATGACAACAGAAGTTTTATAAATTCATTCTGGGCATGTATTCTCGGCGGTATGATTCCTGTACCCATGGCTATTGGCAATAATGATGAGCAAAAATCGAAGCTCTTCAAGATATGGAAGATAATCGGCAACCCCAGAATGATCACTTCACAGGATCTGGTGAAAAAATTAAAATCCTTTGCGGATAAAAATGGCCTTAATGAGCAGATGAATGAGATACTCAAGAGGGTCATTTTTATAGATAATGTCATTCTGGGCGAAGATGCCGGTGAAATATATTATCCAAAACGCGACGATATGGCGTTTATTCAGTTCTCGTCCGGTTCGACGGGTGACCCGAAAGGCGTCATTATAACTCATGGCAATGTTTTAACAAATATCTCTGCTATAATGCGCTGGTCAAAAATTGATACAAACGATGTAAGTTTAAACTGGGTGCCACTGACTCATGATATGGGGCTTATCGGGGTACACATCAAGGATGTAATAGTTGATATTAACCAATATAATATGCCTACCAAGCTTTTTATCGAAAACCCTACGCTTTGGCTGGAAAAGGCAAGCGAGCATAGGGCTACATTGCTATATTCACCCAACTTTGGGTTCAAGCATTTTTTGGAATCCTACAAAGCGGAAGATAAAAAAGACTGGGATTTGTCCAGCATTAGGCTGATATATAACGGCGCGGAGCCTATATCAATGGGGCTGTGCAATGAATTTTTGGATAAGATGGCGGTATATGGGCTTAAACGGAGTGCTATGCACCCGGCTTACGGCCTTGCCGAGGGGACAATTGCAGTTGCTTTCCCGAATCCCGGGGAAGAATTTATGTTCCATGTATTGGACAGAAATCATTTAAATATCGGACAAACCGTTAAGGATACATATAAAGAAGACAGAAATGCGGTTGTCTTTATGGACGTAGGTTATCCTATCTACGACTGCTATGTTCGCATTTGCGACGAGGAAAATAACGAGATCGGGGAAAATAAGATAGGATATATCCAAATCCGCGGCGGAAATGTTACAACCGGATACTACAATAACAAAGAGGCTACGGAAAAGGCGATAACGAAGGACGGATGGTTTAACACTGGCGATCTGGGCTTTTTGAGGAATAAACGCCTTACAATCACGGGTCGCGCAAAAGACGTTATTCTTGTCTCGGGTCAGAACTACTATTCTCAGGATATTGAGCGCATTGCGGAAAGCGCTGAAGGGGTTGAAACTGGAACAGTTGCTGCTGTTGGTGTCTTTAATAAAGAGCATGGCAGCGACGACCTGATTCTTTTTATCCGTTACAAGGGAAATATAGAAAATTTTGTATCAATATCGGAAGAAGTAAAGCAAGTCATCAACGAGAAACTGGGTATTGAAGTCTCTGAAGTAATACCGGTCAATGAACTGCCAAAGACTTCGAGCGGAAAAGTCCAGCGCTTCAAATTGGGCGAGGGCTATGCCAAAGGCGAATACGATTTAATAAGACGACAGTTGCAAGAGCTGTCAGAAAATGAATTTGAGAACCGGGAAATTGTGCCGCCGGAGAATGAAACTCAGAAAAAGCTTATTGATATATGGCGTGAAATATTAAATGTAAAAAGAATTGGTATCAGTGACAACTTCTTCAGTTTAGGCGGGGATTCACTAAAGATTACACAGCTTGTTTCAAGAATTAAAGACACTTTTGGAATTTCGCTCGACCAATCGCTGCTCTTTGAAAATCCGGATATTGAGAACATGTCTCGGATTATCGAAGAATACAAGGACAACAGGCTTAAAGAAGACAAAATCAAAAGGGCAGCGGGCGACAGGGCAGAACTGTCTTTTGCCCAGCAAAGACTCTGGTTCCTTGACAAACTGGACAAAAACAGCCCTCAATATAACTTGTATAAAGGGATAATCCTCAAAGGCAAACTCAATAAAGCCGCCTTGAACGAGAGCCTTAATTTAGTAATGAACAGGCATGAGATTCTCCAGATGTCTTTTTCTGAGGACAATGGACGCCCAGTTCAGATCTTTAACCCTGATGCAACAATAACCCTTGAAAACATCGACTTGCGCAATATCCCTGAAAGCGAGAGATGGGAAAAAGCTTCATTAATAGCAAAAGAGGTTGCTTCAAAGCCATTTAATCTTGAAGAAGCGCCGCTGTTTAGAGGCAAATTGCTTTGCATGGATAAAGATGAGCATATTCTTCTTCTTGCTGTGCATCACATTGTTTTTGACGGCTGGTCATTCGGCATTTTCTTGAAAGAACTCGGCTTTTATTACGACAAGCTAATACATGGTACTAAGAAGGAACTTCCGGAGCTGGAAATACAATATGCAGATTATGCCCTATGGCAAAAAAAGTTGGAGCAAGAGGGCGCTCTCGATGATCAGATAAAGTATTGGAAAAAGCGCCTCAGCGGCAATCTGCCGATTTTGAATTTCCCGACAGACAAGCCAAGGCCGGCAGTGCAGACATACAACGGACGAAAAATACAAGTTGCTGTGCCGGAAAAACTGCTGAAAAAGCTTAAGGCCTATGCAGAGAATGAGAATGCGACTCTGTTCATGGTGCTTTTTGCGGCTTTCAATGTATTGCTTTATAAATATACTGGACAAACAGACATTATTCTGGGTTCGCCGATTGCCAACCGAAGCCGCAAAGATATCGAAGGGCTGATCGGATTTTTTACAAATAATATTGTTCTGCGGACTGTTTTTACGGAAGACATTGATTTTCAGTCCCTATTGAAGATTGTAAAGAAAGAGACGCTTGAAGCATATTCGAATCAGGATGTTCCGTTCGAAAAACTTGTGGAAGAGCTGCACGTTGAGCGCAACATGAGCAGGAACCCTGTATTCCAATTCCTTTTTGGAATGCAGAACACACCTATGCCGAATAAGGTCTTTTCAGATATCTATGTATCTTATATGGATATTGACGGCGGATATTCAAGGTTTGACTTGTCTGTTGACGTTCACGAGACGGGCGACGGGCTCATTCTCGATTACGAGTATAATACCGATCTGTTCAATGACGACACTATTATTCGCTTTGCTGGACATTATAATCATTTACTTGCGGAACTCATGAGAAACCCGCAGGAACGCATTAATAAGATTGAGATTCTGACTGATGAAGATAAGGAAATATTATCTAAACTAAACGATACGGAAAGAACATTTGACAGCGCAAGCTTTATAGAACTTTTCGAAAGACAGGCTAAAATATCACCTGATGCAATTGCCGCAGAGAGCGGAAACGAGAAGTTAACCTATCGTGAGCTGGATGAAATATCAAATAAGCTCGCAAATTATCTTATATCGCTCGGAGCTGCTCCCGAAACCATTATTGCAATTTATATGGAGCGTTCGGTAAGAATGCTTGTTGGTCTTTTGGGTATTCTCAAATCCGGTGCGGCATATCTGCCGTTAGACCCGATTTACCCAAAAGAACGGATTAAATTAATGCTCGAAGACGCTGATGTCAAACTGATACTGTCCGAACAACAGCTATATGATAGTCTGCCTGATATCGGTGCCCGCATTATCGATTTTGATCAGGAATGGAACAACATTTCACAGCTGAGCGCCGCTGCGCCGAAAATCTCAGTGTCAGGCAATAATCTCGCCTATGTTATCTATACTTCCGGTTCGACCGGCAAACCTAAGGGCGTTCAGATTGAGCGCCATTCGCTCGACAATTTCTTGAAATCCATGGCCGAACATACAGGTATCGGAAATAAAGACGCCCTTTTGGCAGTGACAACAGTATCATTTGATATTGCAGCGCTTGAACTTTATCTTCCGCTGATATGCGGCGCAAGAACCGTAATCGCGTCAAGAGAAGAGACCATAGACGGTGAGAAGCTGTCTCATCTGCTGAACTCGAAAGGTATCACTATAATGCAGGCTACACCCGCGACCTGGAGGCTGCTTTTGGAATCGGGATGGGAAGGAACTGCAGGACTTAAGGCGTTATGCGGCGGTGAGTCACTCCCGAACGAGCTTGCAGAAAAGATTTTGGAGCGCTGTGAGTCGCTTTATAACGTATATGGCCCGACGGAAACGACCATCTGGTCAACTATTGGACACATAGAGAAAGGCGATGGGATTATTTCAATCGGCAAGCCTATTGCAAACACTCAGGTTTATATACTCGACAAGTCGCTTAATCGCGTCCCTGTTGGTGTACCCGGGGAACTGTTTATCGGAGGGGAAGGCACAGCCCGCGGGTATATGAACCTCCCGCAACAGACGAGCGAGAGATTTATCCGCGGCAAAGCCGGTGGAAGGCTTTATAAAACCGGTGATTTGGCAAAATGCACGCCTGACGGCAAGCTGATTTGCCTTGGCAGGATTGACAATCAGGTAAAAATTAGGGGCTATAGGATAGAACTCGGCGAGATAGAGTCGTTGCTCAAGCAACTGCCACAGGTGAAAGACTGCATTGTCGCAGATAAGGAGATTATCTCTGGGGAAAAATCTCTGGTAGCGTACATTATCCCTGCCGTTTCAGATGACGACCATCATCTGTCTCCGGAATATCTACGGGATTTTCTCAGTAATAAACTTCCCAGTTATATGGTTCCGTCTGCTTATGTCCTTTTGAGCAGTTTCCCGATGACGGCAAACGGAAAAATAGACCGAAAGGCCCTGCCTATTCCAAAAATTGATTCAAGTAGCAGGCCTGATGATTCCAATCTGGGGGAAACAGAGAAAATTATCGCTTCAATCTGGCGCGATGTTTTAAAAACCGATAATATCGGCGTAAATCAGAATTTCTTTGACGTCGGCGGCCATTCACTGCTTTTGGCGCAGGTGCGAAGCAGGCTTGTGAAAGCGTTCAACAAAGATATATCAATGATGGACCTTTTCAGATATCCGACAATACATACGCTGTCAGAATTTATTGAGGGCGGCGAAAAATCGGAATCTGATAATGTTTGCATTAAAACGCGTGCGAAGAAGGATGAGGACAACAGTATTGCTGTTATAGGTATGAGCGGCAGGTTCCCCGGCGCAAAGAATATTGATGAATTCTGGGAAAATCTTTGCGCTGGAAAGGAATCAATATCGCGCTTTACCGATGAAGAGATGTTAGCTGAAGGCGTAAGTCCGGATATGCTCAATAAGCCCGGATACGTCAAAGCAGGCGGTTCGATTGAAGACATCGACAAGTTTGACGCGTCGTTCTTTGGTTATAACGCCAGGGAGGCGGAACTGCTTGACCCGCAGCAAAGGATTTTCCTCGAAGAAGCGTGGAAAGCTCTTGAGAACGCAGGATATGATGCCGAAAAATTTGGCGGCCTGATTGGGGTATACGGTAGTATAGGAATGAACACATATGCGCAGGCCCTCAAAGAGTCCTATGCCTCAAAGGGGCTTGCCGCCAACTATCAGATAATGACGAGCAACGACAAGGATTTTCTCGCAACCCGTGTTGCCTATAAACTGGGGCTTGAAGGGCCGGCGATTACCGTCCAGACCGCGTGCTCTTCTTCTCTTGTTGCGGTACATCTGGCATGTCTCGCGCTTATCAATGGTGAATGTGATATGGCGCTTGCGGGCGGCGTTTGTGTAAGGATACCGCAGAAAGCCGGGTACTTATATGAAGAAGGCATGATATTGTCCCCAGACGGGCATTGCCGCGCATTTGACAGTAAGGCGAGCGGTACGGTAAGCGGTAATGGAGCCGGAGTTGTTGTATTAAAGCGCCTTAAGGATGCCATAAGAGACGGAGATAACATAAGCGCTGTAATAAAGGGTTCGGCAATAAACAACGACGGATCGCACAAGATCGGGTACACTGCGCCTGCTATTGACGGTCAGGCTAAAGCTATAGCCGCGGCACAGGCAAAGGCACAGGTAAACCCTGAAACCATAACGTATATTGAAGCGCACGGAACAGGAACTCCCCTCGGGGACCCGATTGAGATTGAGGCACTGACGAAGGTTTTCAGGGACAAAACAGATAAAAAAGGTTATTGCGCCATTGGTTCGGTAAAAACGAATATCGGGCACCTCGACGCAGCCGCCGGCATTGCGGGGCTGATTAAGACGGTTTTGTGTATCCGCAATAAAATGCTGCCGCCGAGCCTCAACTTTGAGAGCCCTAACCCGAAATGCAAGTTTGAAAGCAGCCCGTTCTATGTCAATACAACGCTAAAGGAATGGAAGAATACAAATGGCCCACTGAGAGCGGGTGTCAGCTCATTTGGAATCGGCGGAACAAACGCCCATGTGATTTTGGAAGAGGCTCCGGCAATTGAACAGCATGAGGATACTAATGAGCCGTGTATTCTTGTATTTTCTGCAAAGGATAAAGAAGCCCTCGATGCGGTAACCAATAAATTCTTCACTTATTTAAAACAAAACAAAAATATAAATATACACGATGCGGCGTATACGCTTCAGGTCGGCAGAAGAGAGTTTGATTGCAGAAGATTTCTTGTCTGCAATTCCGTTGAAGACGCGCTTAAAGCATATGAGACTATCAATAATCCTGAAACGCGTTTCCATGACAATGTCGGTATCAAACTGCAGCCCAAAAAGAGGATTGAAGATAAGGAATTAGAGAATCTTGCTTTGGAGGAAATCGGCTTTAAATGGCTGCAGAATGCCGAGATAGACTGGGAAAGGCTTTATAAAGGCAAACGGAGAAGACGCCTGCCCCTGCCGACATATCCGTTCAAAGCTCAATCCTATTGGTTTAAGAAGAACGGACCTTTGCAGAATCAAAATACTGATAAAAATTTTGCAAAGGCGGCGGATATCGCTGACTGGTTCTACACGCCGATTTGGAAACAATCTTCCGAAGAAATTGGCTTTGCCGACATTGAGCACATAAACTCTAATGAAACGGTGCTTGTACTGAAAAACAGCAGTGCTTTTTCAGACGCGTTGACTGAACGGATGGCAAACCGCGGTATTGCTTTTGTAACGGCGATTGCAGGGCGCGACTTCAGTGCTGTTGACGGCGTCTATGTGATTGATATTGATGATCCGGACCATTATGAAAAATTGATCTCGGAAGTTACCCAAACTGGCAAGGCTCTCAGGATTATCAATCTTTTAGGGGTTACAGAAGAAGAATTTTTACCGGAATCGGAACAGTCAGTTACTCATGCCAAAAAGCTTTTTTACAGCATGCTGTATTTGGCTAAAGCTATAGGAAAACTTTCGACCAAACCCTCTGTGCGGATAATCGCTGTAACAGACAATTCGCAGCGTATATTCGGCGAGAAAACGTATTATCCAGAAAAGGCAATACATCTCGGAGCATGCAGGGTTATCCCGAAGGAATATCCCAATATTAGCTGCGGAAGTATAGATGTAAGTATGCAGGAAAACAGTGTTTATGATGCGGATTCGGCCGATCGGCTTATAGATACTGTGTTTTCCGAAAGTGGCAGCGTCCTTACAGCGATAAGAGGGGAGCAGTGCTGGAAGCTTGATTATGAGCACATTAAGCTGAGCGCGGCAAGTAACCCAGCGGTGAAAATAAGACAGAACGGCGTTTATGTAATCACCGGTGGGCTTGGGGGCATAGGGCTGGCAATTGCAAAATATCTTGCAAAGAAAGCCGCAGCAAAGTTAGTTCTTGTTGGACGTTCCCAATTTCCTGATGAAAGCAGTTGGGATCATTGGATCGCTGAGCATGGCAAACGGGACAAAACGTCTCAAAAAATATTGCAACTTAAGGAATTACGTGAACTTGGTGCCGAAGTATTTGTGTGCAAGGCAGATGTAACTGACTATAATCAGATGAAAAATCTGCGCGAAACCGTGGAAGAAAGATTCGGCACAATTAATGGCATAATTCACGCTGCAGGTATACCGGGCGGCGGCATGATACAGTTCAAAACAAAAGAAAGCGCTGAAAACGTCTTTGCGCCGAAAATTCAAGGCACTTTGGCGGTATATAGCGCGTTCAAGGACTGCGGACTTGACTTTATCCTCTTGTCATCATCGCTGAACGCAATTACCGGCGGATTCGGGCAGGCTGACTACAGCGGCGCAAATGCTTTCCTTGACGCGTTCGCGATATCGCATAACAAAAACAACGGTACAAGGGTCATTTCCATCGATTGGGACCGTTGGCCAGGTGTAGGTATGGCGTCTACAGGTGCGTATCTATCGGAAGCTGCAGTAAACGTAATTCTGGGAAGTTGTATATCGGACAACTCTGAACGAATAATCTACTCCAACACATTAAGCCCTGAAAAGGACTGGGTGCTTTCAGAGCATAAGATAATGGATATACCGACAGTCGCCGGAACTGTATATCTTGAGATGGCAAGAGCCGCGTTTGAAGATATCACGGGCGGTACCAAAGCGGAGATATCCAATGTTGTGTTTTTGAACCCGATGGCCGTTAGATTCGGGGAACAGCGGAAAGTCTTTACGATACTAAAAAAAGCCGGCGACTATTACGAGTTCAATGTTGTGAGCGAGACAGCCGACGGTAGCGGCAAAACGGTATTTCAAGAGCACGCAAGAGGAAGGATTGCAGCGAATAACGATGCGGATAGTAAACATTACGATTTGGAAAGGCTAAAAGAAAGATGTTCTGAAAAGAGCATCTTCCCGTCGCCTGAAATGCCGACTGTCTCAGAAGCGTTTATCAGTTTTGGCGGCAGATGGCGCTCGCTCGTTAATTTCTCTGTGGGTAACGGCGAAGGCCTTGCTTTGGTTGCTCTGGACAAAAAGTATTTATCGGAGCTGGATAGTATAAAGCTTCATCCGGCAGTCCTTGATACAGCCACCGGCGTTGTAAGGCTTGCCACAGGCGGCAATTTCTTGCCTCTTGCCTATGACAGCATTAAATTATACGGCAAGCTGCCGGGAACAGTTTACAGCTACATAAAGTTTGGAAAAGGCTTTGAAGCTGAATCTGATACTATTACCTGCAATGTTGAACTTATCAGTGAGTCCGGTGAAAGGATAGCTCAGATTACTGGTTTTACAATGAAAAAGGTAGAAGAGAAAACCGTTGCCGGTGCAAAGTCTGACAGCTTGCGCCCAGCGCGTCAGAACTATGATTTCCTGAATGAAATCGCCAATCAGAATGGATTTTTAAACGAAGGATTAACCGCTGATGAGGGCATAAAGGCGTTGGAGAAAGTCTTAGAAGGCTGCTTCAGGCCACAGGTGATTGTTTCTACAAAGGAATTATCGGTTGCTTTCAGTCAGGCAAATTATATCGATCAGAATGTGCCGACCGGTAAGACTGAAAACGAGGAAACCGCTGAGAAACACCCGAGGCCGGACCTTGAAACGGAGTATGTCCCTCCGAGAAATGATTTGGAGAAGCGGCTGACCGCTTTATGGGAAGATATATTCCGTTTAGAAAAGGTAGGCATATATGATGATTTCTTTGCGCTAGGCGGCGATTCGCTGTTGCTTATACAACTGCACACAGGGCTCAAAGAAAACTTCAAAGCAGATATCGCCGTAGTTGATTTGTATAAATACACCACAATAGCGCAGTTGGCAAAGCATTTAAGCAACTCAGCGGAAGAAGATGAAAAGCCTGATTTTGAAAAGGTGAACCAAAGGGTGAATAAACAGCTTGAGATTTTGCGGCAAAAGAGAAAATTAATGCAGCGCAGGAAAAGGAATGATTTAGATGAGTGA